The following are from one region of the Hydrogenophaga sp. BPS33 genome:
- a CDS encoding PAS domain S-box protein produces MRRLSLGAWLALAFTALSLLLTVSLTLLSDRMASTQVRAGIAGTLGVLAQQTTSRLDRAMFERYREVRLIAQRLQGVTDPVAVRQAIDEVQKSYPYYAWIGVTDTAGVVRTATRGMLEGVDVSSRPWFRNAMADKAMGDVHDAVLLAQLLGTPGGGEPLRFVDIAFALTDATGATTGAVGVHLSWNWATDIQQAIFAPVNRHRTVDMLIVSSNGTVLLGPADVQGKTLQVPSLEAAGRGETGHSTEVWPDGKTYVVGYSRDSGYDVYPGLQWRVLVRQTQEDAYGPVNQLHRQMLIGGLIAALLFSLIGWWLARLITRPLLDLTDVARGIEAGYAVKAPTTASYREVVLLGNAFNSLVKSLQTQESELRHSYAALERRVSERTAELREALDDVRANEERVQTVIDAAQEAFIGMDFEGLITDWNAEAEKLLGWKRHEVLGESLADIVLPERFQTPFVQALAGFLTTGKAPFTGQRMRRTVVHRDGHEMEVEMKIGLIHTAEVQLFSAFVRPVSDGER; encoded by the coding sequence ATGCGCCGACTCAGCCTGGGGGCCTGGCTGGCCCTGGCCTTCACCGCGCTCTCGCTGCTGCTCACCGTGAGTCTCACGCTGCTCAGCGACCGCATGGCCAGCACCCAGGTGCGCGCCGGCATTGCCGGTACCCTGGGCGTGTTGGCACAACAGACCACCAGCCGCCTGGACCGCGCAATGTTCGAGCGCTACCGCGAGGTGCGCCTGATCGCCCAGCGGTTGCAGGGCGTGACCGACCCGGTGGCGGTGCGGCAAGCCATCGACGAGGTGCAGAAGAGCTATCCGTACTACGCGTGGATCGGTGTGACCGATACCGCCGGCGTCGTGCGCACCGCCACGCGCGGCATGCTCGAAGGCGTGGACGTGTCCTCGCGCCCGTGGTTCCGCAACGCGATGGCGGACAAGGCCATGGGCGACGTGCACGACGCGGTGCTGCTCGCGCAACTGCTCGGCACACCGGGCGGCGGCGAGCCTTTGCGTTTTGTCGACATCGCTTTTGCGCTCACCGATGCCACGGGCGCGACCACGGGTGCCGTGGGGGTGCACCTGTCGTGGAACTGGGCCACCGATATCCAGCAGGCCATCTTCGCGCCTGTGAACCGGCACCGCACGGTGGACATGCTGATCGTCTCCTCCAACGGCACGGTGCTGCTCGGCCCGGCCGACGTGCAGGGCAAGACACTGCAAGTGCCCAGCCTGGAAGCCGCGGGCCGGGGCGAGACCGGGCACTCGACGGAGGTCTGGCCCGATGGCAAGACCTACGTGGTGGGATACAGCCGGGACAGCGGCTACGACGTCTACCCCGGGCTGCAGTGGCGGGTGCTGGTGCGGCAGACGCAGGAAGACGCCTACGGACCCGTCAACCAGTTGCACCGCCAGATGTTGATCGGCGGCCTGATCGCGGCCCTGCTGTTCTCCCTGATCGGCTGGTGGCTGGCGCGGTTGATCACCCGCCCCTTGCTCGACCTGACCGACGTGGCGCGCGGCATCGAGGCAGGCTATGCGGTGAAGGCGCCCACCACTGCGAGCTACCGGGAGGTGGTATTGCTGGGCAATGCTTTCAACTCCCTGGTCAAGAGCCTGCAAACGCAAGAGTCCGAGTTGCGCCACAGCTACGCCGCGCTGGAGCGGCGCGTGAGCGAGCGCACGGCGGAGTTGCGCGAGGCCCTGGACGACGTGCGCGCCAACGAGGAGCGCGTGCAGACCGTGATCGACGCGGCGCAGGAAGCCTTCATCGGCATGGACTTCGAAGGCCTCATCACCGACTGGAACGCCGAGGCCGAGAAGTTGTTGGGCTGGAAGCGGCACGAGGTGCTGGGCGAATCGCTGGCCGACATCGTATTGCCCGAGCGTTTCCAGACCCCGTTCGTGCAGGCGCTGGCCGGCTTTTTGACCACCGGCAAGGCGCCGTTCACGGGCCAACGCATGCGCCGCACGGTGGTGCACCGCGACGGCCATGAAATGGAGGTGGAAATGAAGATCGGCTTGATCCACACCGCCGAGGTGCAACTCTTCAGCGCGTTCGTGCGGCCGGTGTCGGACGGCGAGCGCTGA
- the lpxC gene encoding UDP-3-O-acyl-N-acetylglucosamine deacetylase: MLAQRTLKSLTKAVGVGLHSGQRVELTLRPAAPDTGIVFRRVDLPQPVEIPVNAMAVSDTRLASTISNGGVKVHTIEHLMSACAGLGLDNLYVDITAEEVPILDGSSASFVYLLQSAGIVMQNAPKQFIRVTQPVEVREGEGRSLKWARLDPFHGYKLAFEIEFDHPAVNSTGQRVEFDFGSGQYAREIARARTFGFTRDVEMMRSNGLAMGGGLDNAIVMDDVKVLNADGLRYQDEFVKHKILDAMGDLYIVGKPLLAAYSAFRSGHAMNNQLLRALLEHPERYEVVSFAHDREAPSGFAQLAPAW, from the coding sequence ATGCTTGCGCAACGCACCCTCAAATCCCTGACCAAGGCGGTCGGTGTCGGCCTGCACAGCGGTCAGCGGGTGGAGTTGACCCTGCGCCCCGCCGCGCCCGACACCGGCATCGTGTTCCGCCGCGTGGACCTGCCCCAGCCGGTCGAGATTCCCGTCAACGCCATGGCCGTGTCCGACACGCGTCTGGCCTCCACCATCTCCAACGGTGGCGTTAAGGTCCACACCATCGAGCACCTCATGAGTGCCTGCGCCGGGCTCGGGTTGGACAACCTCTACGTCGACATCACCGCCGAAGAAGTCCCCATCCTCGATGGCTCGTCGGCCTCCTTCGTCTACCTGCTGCAAAGTGCCGGCATCGTGATGCAGAACGCGCCCAAGCAGTTCATCCGCGTCACCCAGCCGGTGGAAGTGCGCGAAGGCGAAGGCCGCTCCTTGAAGTGGGCGCGGCTCGACCCCTTCCATGGCTACAAGCTCGCGTTCGAAATCGAGTTCGACCACCCGGCCGTGAACTCCACCGGACAACGCGTGGAGTTCGATTTTGGCAGCGGCCAGTACGCGCGCGAAATCGCCCGCGCCCGCACCTTCGGCTTCACCCGCGACGTGGAAATGATGCGCTCCAACGGCCTGGCCATGGGCGGCGGACTGGACAACGCCATCGTGATGGACGACGTGAAAGTGCTCAACGCCGATGGCCTGCGCTACCAGGACGAGTTCGTCAAACACAAGATCCTCGACGCCATGGGCGACCTCTACATCGTGGGCAAACCCCTGCTGGCCGCCTACAGCGCGTTTCGCAGCGGCCACGCCATGAACAACCAGCTGTTGCGCGCCTTGCTGGAGCACCCCGAGCGTTACGAAGTGGTCAGCTTCGCGCACGACCGCGAAGCGCCCAGCGGCTTCGCCCAACTCGCGCCGGCCTGGTAA